The following are encoded together in the Candidatus Kapaibacterium thiocyanatum genome:
- a CDS encoding methionine aminotransferase, whose amino-acid sequence MRSKLPAVGTTVFSVMTGLAQEHGAINLAQGFPDYACDPVLVDFVGQALRDGYNQYAPMQGVLAFREAIARKYAVMHDVTVDPATELTITPGATAALFTAVTTVVRPGDDVVIFEPAYDSYGPAVVANGGRVLPILLKAPHYRPDMDELRAMITPATSMIIINSPHNPTGTTWSDGDLCALADVVDGTDIVILSDEVYDHIVFDGQRHHSAASIDGLRERSFVVTSFGKTFHTTGWKIGCCLAPPALTNEFRKVHQFLSFSVHTPTQVALARYMQDETTYTQVGTFFQHKRDLFRSLLEGSAWSILPCTGSYFQLLGYDGFSREGDMDLAVRLTKDIGVASIPLSPFISVNDGQPSAALRFCIAKEDATLERAAERLRQVAGIASET is encoded by the coding sequence ATTCGTTCGAAACTGCCGGCCGTGGGTACCACCGTGTTCTCGGTGATGACCGGCCTGGCACAGGAACACGGTGCGATCAATCTCGCCCAGGGATTCCCGGACTATGCATGCGACCCCGTCCTGGTCGACTTCGTCGGCCAGGCGTTGCGGGACGGATACAACCAGTATGCACCGATGCAGGGCGTCCTTGCCTTCCGCGAGGCCATCGCGCGGAAGTATGCGGTGATGCACGACGTCACCGTCGATCCCGCGACGGAGCTGACCATCACACCGGGTGCTACCGCCGCACTGTTCACGGCGGTTACGACCGTCGTGAGACCGGGCGACGATGTCGTCATCTTCGAACCTGCCTACGATTCCTATGGTCCGGCCGTCGTCGCCAACGGTGGCCGCGTCCTCCCCATCCTGCTGAAGGCGCCGCACTATCGTCCGGACATGGATGAGCTGCGCGCCATGATCACCCCTGCGACGTCGATGATCATCATCAACTCGCCCCACAATCCGACCGGAACGACGTGGAGCGACGGCGATCTGTGCGCACTCGCCGACGTCGTCGACGGTACGGACATCGTGATCCTGAGCGACGAAGTCTATGACCATATCGTCTTCGACGGGCAACGCCACCATTCGGCGGCGTCCATCGACGGCCTGAGGGAACGCTCTTTCGTCGTCACGTCCTTCGGCAAGACCTTCCACACCACCGGTTGGAAAATTGGATGCTGTCTGGCACCACCGGCGCTGACGAACGAATTCAGGAAGGTACACCAGTTCCTCTCCTTCAGTGTCCATACACCGACGCAGGTGGCGCTCGCACGCTACATGCAGGACGAAACCACCTATACACAGGTAGGAACGTTCTTCCAGCACAAGCGCGACCTTTTCCGCTCGCTGCTGGAAGGCAGCGCATGGTCCATCCTTCCCTGCACGGGATCGTACTTCCAGCTACTCGGATACGACGGCTTCTCCCGTGAAGGCGACATGGATCTGGCCGTACGATTGACGAAGGACATCGGCGTGGCGTCGATCCCGCTCAGCCCCTTCATCTCCGTGAACGATGGGCAGCCTTCGGCTGCATTGAGATTCTGCATCGCCAAGGAAGACGCAACGCTGGAGCGCGCGGCGGAACGCCTGCGTCAGGTAGCGGGCATCGCATCCGAAACGTGA